Below is a window of Littorina saxatilis isolate snail1 linkage group LG2, US_GU_Lsax_2.0, whole genome shotgun sequence DNA.
gatcttttattttaaaaatgtgccaaattgcatatctccaaggccttaagactaagagtagatattgggaaggccagttcaagaaggtgtgggtggatcaacacataatttgctggtatactgggaaccgtcccagagataaataatgttatatattatttgtggcataaactaataaagttagtctctctctctctctctctctctctctctctctctctctctctctctctctctctctctctctctctctctctctctctctctctctctcacacacacatacacacacatactgatgtcatctgacttacttggtatcacaaaaggtgctgccttgccggtttttgctgaaaaataactccgagacaattagattcaatgaatacaatgatacaagtaaccggcaagtcataaatccaagaaggtgtggggaccgacacaaaataggctggttgtggggtccgtcacagagaattaggtcgaaagtggggtccgacacagaaagtggggaccgacacaatgaattatgggaaccgtcacgcctacgtcacaaaagtgtgtggggaccgaacacagccaatttcactgactacttttgttgtttttattattacggctgtttggatggccctacaatcttgaaacttgggctgtctgctacagacatgttgaactttttgctggaccaacgacagttccaagcaggcattttttggtaggatatttcttgccgatgctacgaattatgcagttttgcagtaaagtggaaggcattctacctaataacggctaaaatatcaaaaaccttcaatccaacagcacctaggcatgtagtgtaaacactcacagatctaacaagaccattctcagagagcaacattgcctaatactaccataaatggatgttttgtccgcgaattttggcgtgtgggaaccgagtgggaaccgaacacaaagggtcagggcaccggacacaaagcgtaggggaaccgtcacagtgtcaccggtgtggtgTTAGGGTGGAAGCATACCAGGGACAGGcacttcaaatacacgtatcaGTGTGTAAGATGTGGTTACCCAGACTGGCATGAGCCAAGAGCTGCACTGCATTGAGGTCATCCTGTGTGAGGCTGCTAGTGTCCCCAGACATGCACTCCACTTCATACCCTACAGGCACGGCCTCCTGTTTCAGCACACTGTCGGACACTACCGCCTGCTGTAAGGTGTGCAGGTTCTGCAGATGGGAGGTGGTGGCAACGGAGGATaaggggaggtggagagagggtTGGGGCTGGGGGATTGAGACAGGGAGGGGGAGCTGGCCTTGGGTCAGAATGTGGACGGTGGTGTGCGGCAAGGTCTGGGAGGCGCTGTGTGCCTGGTACGACTCTATGTCCGTCACCAACTGGTGCTCGCTGACGGTGATGTGGTCCCCGCTGCTAATGGTGAAATGTGTGGGACCGTGATGGTCCGCCAGGGCAATGTGGCTTGTagcctgctgctgctgctcctgGCTCCACTGAATGACACTGATGTTGCTGGCAGGGATCTCCACGTTCTGAAGCTGCAGCTGCacatgctgctgttgttgttgctgttgtccccCATCTACAGCCTGCTGGAGAAACTGTGGCAGCAACTGTTGCATGTGTTGCTCTTGCAGCTGGTGATCTGTTTGCTGCTCCTGTGGTGGATGTGCCACCGAACGTTCGGGTTTGGGTGCTATATTGTGCGGTTCCAGCTTCTCATTCGTGTGAGAGGCTCTGGCATGAGCATCAAGGTGGTCCTTCCGAACAAAGTCTTTGCCACACACCGGGCAGTGGTACTTGCGAGGGTTGGTGTGGCTCTGCTCATGCCATTTCAGGCTCCCTGCACACGGAAATAAAAAATACTGTACAATTACAATGTGCAAAGTTAAAGATAAAGAAATTTAAGACTTCACAGTGTTTTCCAGTAAATCACCAGTGTTTTCATCTGACTGATTCATATTTAGTTGGGTAAAAGAATTTGAAAGTCATGGCAAAAGACCAGCTGGAAAAACTCATAAAATGTAGGCTTGTTGACCACCACCCTACCCTTATCCAGCCCACACTAACATCAGTTTTACAGGACATAGTAATACAatcaagtacacacacacaaacacacacacacacacacacacccacccaccctccctcactccctccctccctccctcccattCACCATACAAAAGTTCAAGACTTACTTGCAGCATTGAAGACTTTGCCACAGTAGTTACACATGTAGACTTTTGGCACGGTTGGGTGTTTGAACTCTTTGTGCTTGTCCAGGCGGTTCTGAGTCAGAAACTCCCTGCTGCACATGTCACAAGGCAGGGGCTTCCCCTTCGTTCTCGTGTGCGTCTTCAAGTGGTACTTGAATGAGGTACTGCGGAAAAATTCTCTTCCACATTGGTTGCATCTGAAACAAAACATGTCAGATATAGCTAAAGATGGCTGTTGTTTTGTACAAAAGATCCAGTAAATGTGATTTACATGTAGGTGCAGAGTAGACACATGTCACACCCTGCAAAGCTTTCAAGGATATGGGTTATGAATGTATTTACTATGCCATGTTACAGAATTAAAAAACTTTTACCCAGTAGGTAAGAATTTCCTCGAAAAGAAAAGGGAAAAGAAATCATGTGAAAGACACACGCGTCATCGAAAAGAAAAAGTCAATCTCAATGTTGAGTTTTGAATATTAAATCGGTTAACGAACTGAAAGGTAAGAAAATATATATCAATAAAGACTTACAGGTAAGGCTTTATTCCAGTGTGCTTCCTTTTGTGGACGTGCAGACTCTTGCTGGTGGTGAAGGTCTTTCCACACGTGGCACAGCTGTAGGGTTTGACGCCTGTGTGCTTGTACAGGTGTACTGAAAATACATGAGTGGACCATTCAGCAAGTGCTATGTGTCATGAAACTTGCTCAAAATGAGATAATGTattttagtttgtgtgtgtgggcatatgtgtgtgtgtgtgtgtttgtgtgtgtgtgtgtgtgtgggtctagtctgtgtgagtgtgtgtgtgtgtgtgtgtgtgtgtgtgtgtgtgtgtgtgtgtgcaagcattACTCCTACGTGCAAGTATAAATTTACAGAAAACTGAAATAAGTATCAAAAGGATATAACTACATTATGATACAGGTACTAAATAGTCAATGTAAGTCTGAGGCTGTACTGCTTGTGTGAAACTGAAAGGAATACAAAACCTATTGATGATAATGTTGGTGAGCCTCAATATTAGCAAAAGCTTTTGCAAAAACAGATTCTTCACAATAGTTTCAAGTTGTTTTCATCAGTATAAAGAAGCTGTATTGTAGTCATAATGCCAAGCAAATCATGCATCTTACCTCTATAAGCCACATTTCCACTGATGAATACCCCGCAGTACTGACATTTGTGCGCGTCTTTACGCAAATTGGCCACCTGAGCTTGTTTCGCTCCCCTGTCCACTCCCCCGTTGTTACTTCCCCTGTGTCCTGCAGGCTTCCCCTCCCTGCTCAGGGAGCCGCCAATGTCCTCTGCAACACAGAGAAAACAGTCAGTCAAATGATCAGGATACTAAAATgtcacagtggaacccccttttcacacactttttttcagactttcccacttttaagaccttgtttcgtCGAGTTATGTGTTCAGTCTTTTTAAATTTTCATCCATTTTAAGACgctttaaagacctgattttctcaaataTTTAAAGTtcaaaagtgggttttttactCCACTGTACTGGTGTACACAAGCATGTAcatacacaaactcacacacacacacacgcacacacacacacacacacacaacacactcaatcacacacaacacaacacactctcacacacccaTTCACACAACAAAATAAGTATCCACACTCAGATTCCACACAGACagcaaatcacacacacacacacgcacacacacacacacacacacacacacacacacacacacaacacaacacactctcacacacccaTTCACACAACAAAATAAGTACATGTATCCAAACTCAGTTCCACATAGACAGCAAATGACCAGAGATCTCACCAACAATAGTCTCAACAGCTTTGATGATAGCAGGGTCCACTTCCGCCTCAGTTTTCCCTTCACTCAAAACAGATCTACTTGGCTGGGATTGCTTCTCACTGGAAACTGCTTCACAAGCACCTGTTACTCCCACCTTCTCTTTGTCATTGCTGGCTTCACTGTCTCCGACAAGCATCTCAGGCCCTGTCTTGTTGCGTTCTGTGCCTGtattgagaagaaaaaacataATTATTTGTTCAGGCCACATTGCTAATAATTGTTAGCTCTTTGGCACATTAAGAACAAAGATACCTTGCATAGAGAAGACTCGCTTACAAAGTAAAAAGGAGCAGGTATGAGTCTCctcttcaaaaacaaacaaaagacacagTAAGTTCTTTTCTGTTATACCATTAAGTGAAAACATCAAATGACAATGCAAAGTTAAGGAATGGGTACTATTAAAGTAAAAGAAAAGTGTTTTTATTGAAAGATCTAGGTTTCTTTTGTATTTATGTCCATGGACTCAAAACAGGGGTGGGTGGTGGTTTAGCTTGATGGGATGTGAGGTACGTatctataatatatatatatatatatatattgcattTCTGAACCTGCATAGGAACAAAATTACTAATTTCCCAGTTTAACTTCTGGAAGAACATAAAGAAATCAAGTGCTGACAAACAACTTACATGTAGAAGTACATGTCAGTAGACGTGTATCAAGCTTAGGGATTGTCTGAAAAAAAGACAAGCTAATATCAAAATACCTGAAAGTCAGCAAAGATACCATTTATGATGTTATATATGCACAGGTTTAGCTTTCCTCTTATGCTACAGCATCTGAACAGTCGACACTTTAAGTAACTTGAAAGAAAGGTCACCTCAGGTTGGCCACACAGAACGTGCAAGTCAGGAGCGAAGACATTTAATTGAAAGTAAAGGCAAACTTAATTTATTtctataacaagtcgcgtaaggcgaaaatacaacatttagtcaagtagctgtcgaactcacagaatgaaactgaacgcaacgcaacgcagcaagaccgtatactcgtagcatcgtcactccaccgcccgtggcaaaggcagtgccagtggaattgacaagaagagcggggtattcgttgcgctgagaaggatagcacgcttttctgtacctctcttcgttttaactttctgagcgtgtttttaatccaaacatatcatatctatatgtttttggaatcaggaaccgacaaggaataagatgaaagtgtttttaaattgatttggaaaaaaaaattttgataataatttttatatatttaattttcagagcttgtttttaatccaaatataacatatgtatatgtttttggaatcagaaaatgatggggaataagataaatgtaaatttggatcgttttataaaaaaaatattttttttacaattttcagatttttaatgaccaaagtcattaattaatttttaagccaccaagctgaaatgcaataccgaagtccgggcttcgtcgaagattacttgaccaaaatttcgaccaatttggttgaaaaatgagagcgtgacagtgccgcctcaactttcacgaaaagccggatatgacatcataaaagacatttatcaaaaaaatgaaaaaaacgtctggggatttcatactcaggaactctcatgtcaaatttcataaagacacacacacacacacgcacgttaaaaaaagaattctgtaTTATAAATGTTTTCATTGCTCACTACGACAGCTGATTAAAACCATTTCTGGATTAGCTCATCAAtacacatcaaacaaacaaacactgtaaCTGGAATTTCATTTGAATAAGCATATGAAAACACTACCCTACACTCCACAATGAAAGAATTGTAAGGCTAATTCACCTTGTCGGTGTAATACTGGTGGAGTTTATTCACTCGGGACTGAATGTTGGGATTGCGATGCGGTACAGCAGCCGCAGCGGACAAGGCATCTGACATGCAGCACCCCAAAATATGCACTGTCACATCGATTGTCATGCCTGACCAGTAGAATTTTCGGCGAAGCTTTTCCTGTGTGTCCTGCTGGCTGAGGTGGTTGCCATCCTCTGAAAAAGCATGTCATTTTAAAAATACAGTACAgaaccacccaagggaccaaccacAAGGGTTTATTATTGACAGGTGATCGTTATGGGGTGGTCGCGATGGACAGGTGGTTGTTATTTAGAGGTGGTCGCTAGgtcaggtttgactgtacccCACATTTAAAACAATATGCTTATCTGGCTTTACATTCTTCAACCATCACCCCAATAttccaaaaacaacaaaatatttcCTTAGTTCTCATACTCATGTTCAACTTAATCACCTGGTTCAGTAATATATTTGGCTGCTTGCTATCTGAATGAGTATTAATGATCAGGAAACAATTTTGAGTACTAACTTTCTTTTTGGATGTGTATGCATAGTAAACTAATATCATACAAAAaatgttatctctctctctctctttctcaaccTGTCCCactttccttttctctttctttcccacACATGTCTTCCAGtcccatccccctccccccaaaaaacatagtAAATTCAAACAGGGCATTTAGTGATTTACCTATATGTGCTTCACATATAGCTGCAGACCGCGATTCTTGAGAGAGAAGAACTTGTCGTTGGCTGTTGTTTGTGGGATTCTGGACGCCCGCATAGTATAGGGATCCGTCCATGATGCTGAACAATTCTGATCGCTGCTTGATGTAGAACTGCTGTTGGGGTGTGGAAGTGGCAGGAAACTTGAGCTCCTTGAGATATTGCGTCAGATCTTCATAGCTACACTCCTCTCCTTCATCCTGAACATAACAAACAGATTGAATGCATGTAGAGAATGTCAGTCTGAAAACTTACTATGGGGAAAATAACACTCTCTGGCTCACAAATTAAATGGATTCTGCTTCTGTGTTCAATTCTTGGCCAAAGGGAGAACAcccatttctgttttacaactAAAGAGACCTTTGAGCCTCATATTTCTCTCACTCCCATTATTTTTCTTATTCCAGAACCATGAGAAACTCTGCCTTTTACTATGAACCCAAATGCAAGGACTACTATGCACTGCTGTTTAGGCCAAGGGACAAGCAGTGGAGTTATTTCCTGAATGTTTCTGCACAAATAATTTATGGAAAAAGAAAACCACAGGCCTAGGGTGctgtttcattttattttttgtcatggattttttttattattgttaaaCTTCTTAAAGTTTTATCAATATGCATGAATGTATTAAGCCTGGTCTTACCTCGGAAAGGTGGTTGTCATCAACCCCTCTCCCGTCTGCGCTCAGCACAGCTGACTTGCTTGGGATTTTCACCACGCTCtggttgtgcagcgggttgtgGATGAAACACTCAGGACACGCATGGATGAACGCATCTAGATCAAGACTCATGCCTTTCCAGAATACATTCATATCAGCCAGGTACTTCAGGGCGTTTTTTCTTCCATGATGCTCCTCTGTGGGGGAAAAAGCAAAGGTAAGCTCAACTGGGTTTTTTAACATTTGATTTGTCAAATCTGATTGGACTGTATTCAATGTTACTACTTTTTCATGAATTTTATTTCGCaacctctctcctctcccctaGCCCATGTACACACGCTCTCAATATTTCTATGCTGATTTATTATACGACATGAAGAAATACTCAGCAGTTTGTTTTAAAAGAAGGAATATCAACCAGAACAAATACTGTAGCTTAATCATAATAAAAGCTGACAACAACAACCAGTAGAAGTAAAACAGTCCACGTTTTACTTAAAAACATGAACTGCTCAGCACAAACCTCCTCGAGCGTGAGCTTTCCTCAGCACACCAACACGAGTTTTTTCCTCCATGATGATGAGTCGTCCCGCAGATTTGCTCAAGCAGCTGTACAACTTTCCGCTCTTCACCTCAACCACCCCATGAAGGGAGACGATCTGCTTTGTCTCATCCGACACACCTGGAGGAAACGTCCCATTCTCCTTGTACTGCCTCAAGATGAAGTAGAATGTATCCAAAGGAAGCTGATAGAAAAATGATTTCAATAATGCATGAAAATATCCATGGAATTCAGAAAGGAATATGAATGAGATGAAGGAATTCTTGTTCAGGGTCCTTGTGGGGTTGAAATTTCCTGCTAgatcacaggctatgtcaatTTTGAAGAACATTGACATGGTCATAAATCTGATAAGATCTACACTGTCATACTAAATCAGAGGCACACAGCTATGAAATAAATCAGTGTTGGCAATTTAAGTCGAAGAAGAGGACAATAATGTTAGCTTCTCAcctaaaaaaatttaaaaaaatgcataCAGCTATGGCAGCTTACAGCATACAGACAGTTGAAATAAGAATACATCAAGAGGACCAGTAATGTGAAATAATACCATCACACATCACTGTGTAAGTA
It encodes the following:
- the LOC138959756 gene encoding uncharacterized protein is translated as MSAYGILTDDPSIPFTSSQQLQQGETRATVETLSKGDEGHVTRLQLKDDVRDRKANRKRLWRSGTRKEEGEVEAGRKGVKEAEEKEGEETSGEHFDDWEEPQDDSDRDVTYEPVRPMRKKTCKEGTLKKIFSEQMPTRSSRRERKATLKAQETDLFIKKERSLSLLPKEKAKVSQLPRKQAVPKTRMRTKPRVVGEKQAGNQVGHTDKTIKQTPSKSTASKIRGTKCFTQVKRKTDHEKNVSILNNMKQLPLDTFYFILRQYKENGTFPPGVSDETKQIVSLHGVVEVKSGKLYSCLSKSAGRLIIMEEKTRVGVLRKAHARGEEHHGRKNALKYLADMNVFWKGMSLDLDAFIHACPECFIHNPLHNQSVVKIPSKSAVLSADGRGVDDNHLSEDEGEECSYEDLTQYLKELKFPATSTPQQQFYIKQRSELFSIMDGSLYYAGVQNPTNNSQRQVLLSQESRSAAICEAHIEDGNHLSQQDTQEKLRRKFYWSGMTIDVTVHILGCCMSDALSAAAAVPHRNPNIQSRVNKLHQYYTDKTIPKLDTRLLTCTSTCTERNKTGPEMLVGDSEASNDKEKVGVTGACEAVSSEKQSQPSRSVLSEGKTEAEVDPAIIKAVETIVEDIGGSLSREGKPAGHRGSNNGGVDRGAKQAQVANLRKDAHKCQYCGVFISGNVAYRVHLYKHTGVKPYSCATCGKTFTTSKSLHVHKRKHTGIKPYLCNQCGREFFRSTSFKYHLKTHTRTKGKPLPCDMCSREFLTQNRLDKHKEFKHPTVPKVYMCNYCGKVFNAARSLKWHEQSHTNPRKYHCPVCGKDFVRKDHLDAHARASHTNEKLEPHNIAPKPERSVAHPPQEQQTDHQLQEQHMQQLLPQFLQQAVDGGQQQQQQQHVQLQLQNVEIPASNISVIQWSQEQQQQATSHIALADHHGPTHFTISSGDHITVSEHQLVTDIESYQAHSASQTLPHTTVHILTQGQLPLPVSIPQPQPSLHLPLSSVATTSHLQNLHTLQQAVVSDSVLKQEAVPVGYEVECMSGDTSSLTQDDLNAVQLLAHASLGNHILHTDTCI